From Chryseobacterium camelliae:
TTCAAAAAAGAGAATATCAGTTTTGTAAGCTATATCAATTATCTGAGGATCGTAAAAGCCATTGAGCTATTATCAGAAAACCATGGGGATATTTCTTCTGTTGCTTATGAAGTGGGATATAATTCGGCAAGCAATTTTAGCCGGGCGTTTAAAAAATTTACGGGGCACTCTCCAAGCTATTTTGTAAAAAACAACCGAACCTGGAGTATTAAATAAGATCATTCCGGTACAATGGAACACACATATTTCAACAAGAGATTGTCAAAGGGCAGTAATGATTCATTGCCGCCCTTGATATCTTAGCTGAGTATATTGAACTATTTTAGGAAATCTGGTTCGAGATATTCAGGATTGGGATGTTTATAAAAACCTTCGCCTGTGGCAGCACCTAATTTTCCTTTGTTGATGAAATCGTTTTTGAACAATTCTGCTACTTTCTGTAAAACAGGGTTATGCTCTCTTTCGGCAGTCATTTTAGTGACATTATAGGCGGTATTGATGCCTACCATATCAATAAATCCGAATGGTCCTTTAGGCGCACCTGTGGCTATCATCCAGGTCTTGTCTATCGTTTTATAGTCAGAAACTTCGTTAGCCCAAAGTTGGGTTGCTTCGTTTATAAGCGGAACCAACAGCGAGTTGATAATATAGCCCGGCTGCTCTTTGTAAACGGGTAGAGCAACCATTCCAATTGATTTTGCAAAAGCGACCAATGTATCGAATACTTCGGACGAAGTTCCGGGATGTCCCATTATTTCGGCGGTGTTATATTTCCAGATTTCGTTCGCGAAATGCAGGGCAATGAATTTTGCAGGCCTGCCCGTAAATTCTGAAAACTGGCTTGGTAACAGGGTTGAGGAATTGGTGGCAAAAATTGTTTTTTCCGGTGCTACGCCAGCCAATTTCTTGTAGAACTCAATTTTGATTTCCGGGAGCTCGGGAACGGCTTCTATCAGGAGATCCGCATCTTTTACACTTTCTGCCAGGTCTGATGTGTAACTTAAATTGGTAAATGTAGCATCTATTTGCTGCTGTGTAGCGTGAATATCCGCTGTGTAGCGTTCTGCCAAATTTTGAAATTTTGCTTTTGCTTTTTCCAAAACTTCATCGCTGATATCGTAAACAGACACTTTAAATCCGTGAAATGCAGTTTGAAAGGCAATCTGAAAACCTAAAACGCCGCTTCCTGCAACGGTTACATTTTTAATGCTCATAATTAAAAAAAATTTATTGTTAATACTATTT
This genomic window contains:
- a CDS encoding 3-hydroxyacyl-CoA dehydrogenase, yielding MSIKNVTVAGSGVLGFQIAFQTAFHGFKVSVYDISDEVLEKAKAKFQNLAERYTADIHATQQQIDATFTNLSYTSDLAESVKDADLLIEAVPELPEIKIEFYKKLAGVAPEKTIFATNSSTLLPSQFSEFTGRPAKFIALHFANEIWKYNTAEIMGHPGTSSEVFDTLVAFAKSIGMVALPVYKEQPGYIINSLLVPLINEATQLWANEVSDYKTIDKTWMIATGAPKGPFGFIDMVGINTAYNVTKMTAEREHNPVLQKVAELFKNDFINKGKLGAATGEGFYKHPNPEYLEPDFLK